GATATCCAGCTAATAGGTTAGGATTTCCTAAGTAACTGTAAACTCTCGTAGTTTTAGCCAAAGAAGATTCTGGGTCAACCCACGTAGCTAAGGCCTTCGCACCAAAAAACCATTGTCGCAACCCATAGACGCTGACAATCAGGGATATATGCAAATAGAGGGTAATTAACCAAGACCGAAACCGCGCCACTCTCAACACTCTAGCACAAAGAACAAACAGCAATAAATAAAGTGTTAATGTTTGTAAATCACCTAATGCTGCTTTTTTCACCGGTGATAATGCTGTTGATATGGCAGCAATACTCCAATACAGCAATACTAGTAAATGAATGGGAGTGGCAGTAGGAGCATTAACTGATGTATAATCATCGGATAAGGTCAATAATAACCACAATCCCACACAAGCTACTAACAATAAACCCATTAAGGTGCTAGAAACAAAAGGTGCAAGACCATAAACAAGGCTAAGTAAGCCAACAGCAATTATATCTCCCCACTGGATGAAAATACTACTTTGTCGCCAAGGTTTTAACAGTCCCACCAAAAACTTATGGAGGTAACTGCTAGACAAATATTCTTTCAGTGGTAAGGAAGATAAAGTTAATCTTTCCCAAACTAAGTTCATGAGGAAATACAAAGTACAGAAGTTATAAAGTATAGCTTATCGCCAGTCTAATTGTAAACCTATTTTGAAAGGAAGAATCGGCAAGGGTTAAGAAGCAAGAGGCAACGGAAAACAGGAAATAAAAACCAGTATTAGCAGATTGCTTAACAAAAGTATTGTCACAGCAACGAAATTTATGCGAATCTTAACGTCAAACATCAGATTGCTAAACAAAGCTATTGTTATCCTATCCAATAGATTTATCTAAAAATAAATGCTTTAAGATTAACAGCATTTACTTAAAGATTACGTAAAAGTTCAAGATTACCACGAACAGTAATAGTATGAGGGTGATCTATTCCTAATTGTTGTTCAAAAATATTTAAAGCTTGTTGGTAGAGAGGTTCTGCTTCTTTGTACTTGCCTTGAGATTTGTAAAGTGAGGCCAAATTGTTGAGACTGGAAGCAACATGAGGATGATCATCACCCAGCAGTTTTTGCCTGAGAGCTAAAGCTTGTTGGTAGAGAGGTTCTGCTTCCTTGTACTTGCCTTGAGATTTGTAAAGTTCTGCCAAATTGTTGAGACTGGTAGCAACATCAGGATGATCATCACCCAGCAGTTTTTTCCAGAGAGCTAAAGCTTGTTGGTAGAGAGGTTCTGCTTCCTTGTACTTGCCTTGAGATTTGTAAATTCCTGCCAAATTGTTGAGACTGGTAGCAACACGAGGATGATTATCACCCGGCAGTTTTTGCCAGAGAGCTAAAGCTTGTTGGGAGAGAGGTTCTGCTTCGTTGTACCTGCCTTGAGATTGGTAAAGTAATGCCAAATTGTTAAGACCAGTAGCAACATCAGGATGATCATCACCCAGCAGTTTTTGCCTGAGAGCTAAAGATCGTTGGTAGAGAAATTCTGCTTCTTTGTACTTGCCTTGAGAATGGTAAAGTTCTGCCAAATTGTTGAGACTGACAGCAACACGGGGATGATTATCACCCAGCAGTTTTTGCCAGAGAGTTAAAGCTTTTTGGTAGAGAGGTTCTGCTTCCTTGTACTTGCCTTGAGAATAGTAAAGGAATGCCAAATTGTTAAGACCAGTAGCAACATCAAGATGATCATCACCTAAACGCTGTTTTAGCAATGATACACATTGTTTTCGCCAAGGTTCTGCATCATTATATAATCCTTGTCCTTCATAAAAATTTCCCACTCCCTCAAAAACCCAAATTAAATTTTTATCACTCACAGTATCCAGTAAATGATCTGCTACTTCCTGTAAATGGGGTATAGCTAATTTGAACCTTTGAATATCTTTCTGTATTGGTTGGTCAGGAATTTCTTGAGCTATATTAACCATTGCTTGGCAAAAATTACGTTTTAGTGTGGTGCTGACAGATTGACGATTGAATAAATTACTAAAAAGTTGACCAATATCTAAAAACAAAAAGTTTGCCAAGGTGATCTTTTTTTGTGTAACCGTTGACAGTTTTTCTAACTTGACTTGTAAAAAATCACGAATTAGTTGATGTAATTGATAATGATCATAATTTTCACTTTGTAAAAGATGTAATCGTTCTAATTCAATTCTGGCATTTTCTAGATTTTCTATGTTTTTCTCCCGTGAAGCACTTTGAATCAATAACCAAGGAATGGGAGCTAAAGCAAATAAACTGAGTAGACAACCTAACTCTTGAGCAGAATAACTGATAACTTCCCAACTTAATTCAAAAGCAGCTTGAACACCACGAGTTATAGATAAAGTCCAAGTAGGGTCATGAGCATCAATATCAAAAGCAGGATGATTGATACCTTTAGCTGCTAATCTTTGCAACATTTCCGCGCAAGATATCTGACGATATTTGACATAACGACCAACCAATTGTAAAGCTAGTGGTAAATAACCTAACCGTTGACAAAGTTCTTCTGCTTGTGCTGTTTCTTGATTTAACCTATCCTCACCAATTAATTCCGATAATAATGCCATTGCCTCCGGTAGAGAAAGGATTTGTAAAGACAAAGTACAAGAAACAGGAAAATCTAGTTTTAGTCTAGTTGTGATCAAAACCTTAAATTGAGATGATTGTGGCGGCAAATAGGGCTGAATCGCCGGATAATTTTGGACATCATCAATAACTACTAAAGTATTACCCGTTGGCCAACTTTGCCAACACCAATCTACTTGTTTTGATAATACATTATCTGGTGGATTTAAACGGAAATGTGTGCGACAAAATTCAATAATTTGTAAACCGAGATTTTGATTTGTAGCCGACAACCAACAAATACCTCCCGGATAA
The DNA window shown above is from Anabaena sp. WA102 and carries:
- a CDS encoding tetratricopeptide repeat protein; this encodes MNTNHPPQISQELFKNVQARDISVRDITQVFQTVNNLNDWDKPLGFPHNIPNSNTQKFIGREHELKKIHQHLQTSNHAVISAIQGMGGIGKTELATQYSLEHLSLKSYPGGICWLSATNQNLGLQIIEFCRTHFRLNPPDNVLSKQVDWCWQSWPTGNTLVVIDDVQNYPAIQPYLPPQSSQFKVLITTRLKLDFPVSCTLSLQILSLPEAMALLSELIGEDRLNQETAQAEELCQRLGYLPLALQLVGRYVKYRQISCAEMLQRLAAKGINHPAFDIDAHDPTWTLSITRGVQAAFELSWEVISYSAQELGCLLSLFALAPIPWLLIQSASREKNIENLENARIELERLHLLQSENYDHYQLHQLIRDFLQVKLEKLSTVTQKKITLANFLFLDIGQLFSNLFNRQSVSTTLKRNFCQAMVNIAQEIPDQPIQKDIQRFKLAIPHLQEVADHLLDTVSDKNLIWVFEGVGNFYEGQGLYNDAEPWRKQCVSLLKQRLGDDHLDVATGLNNLAFLYYSQGKYKEAEPLYQKALTLWQKLLGDNHPRVAVSLNNLAELYHSQGKYKEAEFLYQRSLALRQKLLGDDHPDVATGLNNLALLYQSQGRYNEAEPLSQQALALWQKLPGDNHPRVATSLNNLAGIYKSQGKYKEAEPLYQQALALWKKLLGDDHPDVATSLNNLAELYKSQGKYKEAEPLYQQALALRQKLLGDDHPHVASSLNNLASLYKSQGKYKEAEPLYQQALNIFEQQLGIDHPHTITVRGNLELLRNL